From Xylanibacter oryzae DSM 17970, a single genomic window includes:
- a CDS encoding acyltransferase family protein: MKRIIWIDIIRGICMIEILLFHTEIYYSGGEIIKYNLYVSNALIAFYFISGYLFYNNKPFCLQNKLIYILRSIIIPYFIFSIFIAVCKALIYENNNIYAIINNILTGKASWFITSLAVSEFIFSILLLIKEKYNRFIMPIVCILLFIISAFINTNNLKIWNYNISYMSMIYLYLGYLYHKNEKVINNYNNTLYVSLSIIIIIFIKYIEYYYKINIMICPLTISNYIIFLIDSIVGIYLLINISKKIPNYKFIKYTGSHSITYYFLCGGVPLLTSTILNKINFYYNGQYYRIIIALIIVYIICTSITWIIYKFIPWTIGK; this comes from the coding sequence ATGAAAAGAATCATATGGATTGATATTATCCGCGGAATATGTATGATAGAAATTCTATTATTTCATACAGAAATTTATTACTCCGGTGGCGAAATAATAAAATACAATCTATACGTAAGTAATGCTTTAATAGCTTTTTATTTTATATCCGGATATCTTTTTTATAATAATAAACCTTTTTGTTTACAAAATAAGCTAATATATATATTAAGAAGCATAATTATACCTTACTTTATATTTTCTATTTTTATAGCTGTTTGCAAAGCTCTTATATATGAAAACAACAACATATATGCAATAATAAATAATATATTAACAGGAAAAGCATCATGGTTTATAACATCATTGGCTGTTTCTGAGTTTATATTTTCTATTTTATTGTTGATAAAAGAAAAATATAATAGATTTATTATGCCTATAGTATGCATACTTTTATTTATAATATCAGCATTTATCAACACTAACAATTTAAAAATTTGGAATTATAATATATCTTATATGTCTATGATATACTTGTACTTAGGATATTTGTATCATAAAAATGAAAAAGTTATCAACAATTATAACAATACATTATACGTATCATTATCAATTATTATTATTATATTTATTAAATACATAGAATATTATTATAAGATAAATATAATGATATGTCCATTGACAATCAGTAATTATATTATTTTCTTAATAGACAGTATAGTTGGTATTTATTTACTTATTAATATAAGCAAAAAAATACCCAATTACAAATTTATAAAATATACAGGTTCTCATAGCATAACATATTATTTTTTATGTGGTGGTGTACCATTATTAACAAGTACTATACTCAATAAAATAAATTTTTACTATAATGGCCAATATTATAGGATAATAATAGCATTAATTATTGTATACATAATATGTACATCAATAACATGGATTATATATAAATTTATCCCATGGACTATTGGTAAATAG
- the nadA gene encoding quinolinate synthase NadA — protein MIKNEWIEKGYIDEPIDKNIEIVKEIRQMCKDKNAIILAHYYTQGAIQDIADFIGDSLALARKAENTDAKIILMCGVNFMAETCKILNPSKLVLAPDLNSGCSLADSCKAEDLKKYKEEHPGYKVVSYVNTTAAVKALTDIVVTSGNAKKIVDTFPKDEKLIFGPDYNLGSYINQITGRNMLLWNGGCHVHERFSVDEIIKLKKLHPNAKVLAHPECKGPVLAVADVIGSTAVLLNYSIKSSENEFIVATEAGILHEMQRNCSDKKFYPVPPEISEGGLGCSCNDCEYMKMNTLEKIYNTLKYEWPSVEVPDNIRKEALKPIERMLELS, from the coding sequence ATGATTAAAAATGAATGGATTGAAAAAGGTTATATAGATGAACCTATAGATAAAAATATAGAGATAGTAAAAGAGATACGCCAAATGTGTAAAGACAAGAATGCTATAATTCTTGCTCACTATTACACACAAGGTGCTATACAGGATATTGCTGATTTTATTGGAGATTCACTTGCTCTTGCCAGAAAGGCTGAAAATACTGATGCAAAGATTATTTTGATGTGTGGAGTTAACTTTATGGCAGAGACATGTAAAATACTCAATCCTTCAAAATTGGTATTGGCTCCTGATCTTAATTCAGGTTGTTCTCTTGCTGACAGTTGCAAGGCTGAAGATTTGAAAAAATACAAGGAAGAACATCCTGGATATAAAGTTGTAAGTTATGTAAATACTACTGCAGCCGTAAAGGCACTTACTGATATCGTAGTAACTTCGGGTAATGCTAAAAAGATTGTCGATACATTTCCTAAAGATGAAAAACTTATATTTGGTCCTGATTATAACTTAGGTAGTTATATAAATCAGATAACTGGTCGTAATATGTTATTATGGAATGGAGGTTGTCATGTACATGAAAGATTTTCTGTAGATGAAATCATTAAATTAAAAAAATTACATCCCAATGCTAAGGTATTGGCTCATCCTGAATGTAAAGGTCCTGTATTGGCTGTAGCTGACGTTATTGGTTCTACTGCGGTATTACTTAATTATTCAATAAAAAGCTCTGAAAATGAATTTATAGTGGCTACAGAGGCAGGTATTCTACATGAAATGCAACGTAATTGTTCAGATAAAAAGTTTTATCCTGTACCTCCTGAAATATCTGAAGGTGGATTAGGATGTAGTTGTAATGATTGTGAATATATGAAAATGAATACTTTGGAGAAAATTTATAATACTCTTAAGTATGAATGGCCTTCAGTAGAAGTACCAGATAATATTAGAAAAGAAGCTTTAAAACCTATAGAAAGGATGTTGGAACTGAGTTAA